One Campylobacter sp. RM16192 genomic region harbors:
- the queF gene encoding preQ(1) synthase — protein sequence MQEINENNLGQEQKYGEKILKEFDVERDLEIWENKQSRNYKIKITLPEFCCLCPRSGYPDFATIYLEYVPNKFVVELKAIKLYINSFMNRNISHEDSINEIYSVLERKLEPKWMKIVGDFNPRGNVHTVIEISSDEIIKKPEIKEPATNFITPSYERRERSSDRKSDSRTNSRGGSRTKEFDKKPSRERSEAGKKPAKEGFKKPEFLGEKRARVVKKDK from the coding sequence ATGCAAGAAATTAATGAAAATAATTTAGGACAAGAGCAAAAATACGGTGAGAAAATTTTAAAAGAGTTTGATGTCGAGCGTGACCTTGAAATTTGGGAAAACAAGCAAAGCAGAAATTATAAGATCAAGATCACTTTGCCTGAATTTTGCTGCCTTTGCCCGCGTTCTGGTTACCCTGATTTTGCAACGATTTATCTTGAGTACGTGCCGAACAAATTTGTAGTCGAGCTAAAGGCGATCAAGCTTTATATAAACAGCTTTATGAACAGAAACATAAGCCACGAAGATAGCATAAACGAAATTTATTCTGTTCTTGAAAGAAAGCTTGAGCCAAAATGGATGAAGATCGTAGGTGACTTTAACCCGCGCGGCAACGTTCATACGGTTATCGAGATAAGCTCTGATGAGATCATTAAAAAACCGGAAATCAAAGAGCCTGCCACGAATTTTATAACTCCAAGTTATGAAAGACGTGAAAGAAGTAGTGACAGAAAGTCTGATTCACGTACAAATTCAAGAGGTGGCTCAAGAACAAAAGAATTTGATAAAAAACCAAGTAGAGAAAGATCGGAAGCCGGAAAGAAACCTGCGAAAGAAGGCTTTAAAAAGCCTGAATTTTTAGGCGAAAAACGTGCAAGAGTAGTTAAAAAAGATAAATAA
- a CDS encoding cyclase family protein gives MKIIDLSPVLSPKMQIYPGDAPFLIEQNLDGGFCTGNLSMSLHTGSHTDFAMHCGMNAVASEEISLGYFVGEAVCVGVKANSNEAIKFQMPPNPKNAQILLLNVHCEFKNEQDFFINSPFLDEDFLNLAQQNGFKTIATNLSTIDAHGSNLCHKEAFERGIQIIECLVNLKPLENKTFFFSAAPLKIENADAAPLRAYAIL, from the coding sequence TTGAAAATCATAGATCTAAGCCCGGTTTTAAGCCCTAAAATGCAAATTTATCCTGGCGATGCGCCGTTTTTGATAGAGCAAAATTTAGACGGCGGATTTTGCACGGGAAACCTCTCTATGTCGCTTCATACAGGTTCGCATACTGATTTTGCTATGCATTGCGGCATGAACGCAGTAGCAAGCGAAGAAATTTCTCTTGGCTATTTTGTAGGCGAAGCCGTTTGTGTCGGAGTGAAGGCAAATTCAAACGAAGCTATCAAATTTCAAATGCCGCCAAATCCAAAAAACGCTCAAATTTTGCTTTTAAATGTGCATTGTGAGTTTAAAAACGAGCAAGATTTTTTCATAAATTCTCCTTTTTTGGATGAGGATTTTTTAAATTTGGCTCAGCAAAACGGCTTTAAAACTATCGCTACAAATTTATCTACTATCGACGCTCACGGATCAAATTTGTGTCACAAAGAGGCTTTTGAAAGAGGTATTCAGATCATAGAATGTCTTGTAAATTTAAAGCCTTTGGAGAACAAAACTTTTTTCTTCTCGGCTGCTCCTTTAAAGATAGAAAACGCCGATGCAGCGCCTCTTAGAGCTTATGCTATATTGTAA
- a CDS encoding anaerobic ribonucleoside-triphosphate reductase activating protein — protein MSAQNKPLHSITPFTTLDFPDKPACVAWFTGCNMRCAYCYNTAVVLGEGFVSEDEFLQFLDRRIGKLSGVVFSGGECTISSSFLPLAREVKRRGFLLKVDTNGSNLKALKAALSENLIDYIALDFKAPSEKFHDITKSNFYENFIQTLKFLISINFKFEVRTTVHADLLCEDDISNMSKVLQNHGYNGTYYLQNFLNTGENFGNLTTPQREFDANKIESNLKIEFRNFNQ, from the coding sequence GTGAGCGCACAAAATAAGCCGCTTCACTCCATAACTCCATTTACTACTCTTGATTTTCCCGATAAACCTGCGTGTGTAGCGTGGTTTACGGGGTGTAATATGCGCTGTGCCTACTGCTACAACACAGCTGTCGTGCTTGGCGAAGGCTTTGTGAGCGAAGATGAGTTTTTGCAGTTTTTAGATAGGCGCATAGGCAAGCTAAGCGGAGTTGTATTTAGCGGTGGAGAGTGTACTATCAGCAGCAGTTTTTTGCCTCTTGCACGTGAAGTGAAAAGACGCGGATTTTTGCTTAAAGTTGATACTAACGGCTCAAATTTAAAGGCTTTAAAAGCAGCTTTAAGTGAAAATTTGATCGATTATATTGCACTTGATTTTAAAGCTCCGAGTGAAAAATTTCATGATATAACGAAGTCAAATTTCTATGAAAATTTCATCCAAACACTTAAGTTTTTGATATCCATAAATTTCAAATTTGAAGTTCGCACGACCGTGCATGCTGATCTGCTCTGTGAAGATGATATCTCAAATATGAGCAAAGTACTTCAAAATCATGGCTATAACGGAACTTACTACTTGCAAAATTTTTTAAACACAGGTGAAAATTTCGGAAATTTAACTACTCCGCAAAGAGAATTTGACGCTAATAAGATAGAGTCAAATTTAAAAATAGAGTTTAGGAATTTTAACCAATAG
- the rpsJ gene encoding 30S ribosomal protein S10 gives MERIRLKLKAYDHRVLDRTVAAIVEAVKRTGADVRGPVPMPTKIKRYTVLKSPHINKDSREQFEMRIHARMLDIVAATPDTVDSLTKLDLAPEVNVEVRAMGK, from the coding sequence ATGGAGAGAATCAGGCTTAAGCTCAAAGCTTATGACCATAGAGTTCTAGACCGCACAGTTGCAGCAATCGTAGAAGCTGTCAAAAGAACTGGTGCTGACGTAAGAGGTCCAGTGCCAATGCCTACTAAGATCAAACGCTACACAGTCTTAAAATCACCACACATCAACAAAGATTCACGTGAGCAGTTTGAGATGAGAATTCATGCACGTATGCTTGACATCGTAGCAGCTACACCTGACACAGTCGATTCGCTAACAAAACTTGACTTGGCTCCTGAAGTTAACGTCGAAGTTCGTGCGATGGGCAAGTAA
- the gyrB gene encoding DNA topoisomerase (ATP-hydrolyzing) subunit B codes for MEKNYGAENIKVLKGLEAVRKRPGMYIGDTHINGLHHMIYEVVDNSIDEAMAGYCDTINIEITNEGSAIISDNGRGIPVDMHPTEKISAATVVLTVLHAGGKFDKDTYKVSGGLHGVGVSVVNALSKKLVVNIKRDGNLHRQEFAKGIPTSEMEVIKTTNRTGTMVEFWPDETIFEVTEFDDEILTKRFKELAYLNPKITINFKDQRTGRTESYHFEGGIESFVTDMNRSNPVSKAVSFSGGEEDVIVDFALMYNETYSENLLSFVNNIKTPDGGTHEAGFRAGLTRAITNYIAANAAVREKDTKITGDDIREGLIAVVSVKVPEPQFEGQTKGKLGSSYVKPIVQKMTFEVLVKYFEENPIEAKAIMNKALMAARGREAAKKARDLTRKKEGLSVGTLPGKLADCQSKDASISELYLVEGDSAGGSAKQGRDRVFQAILPLKGKILNVEKSRLDKILKSDEIKNMITALGCGIGDEFDAEKLRYHKIIIMTDADVDGSHIQTLLLTFFFRFLNPVVENGYIYLAQPPLYRYKKGKKEIYLKDEKALNEFLIETGIEGVEFEGIGNKDLIDFLKIVAAYRSVLKELEKRFNVLSAIRYMIENPDIVSKNYNEIFEILKIYLENEGYNILNSYINEDEIRIYVQTESGLEELVVNENLFTNPLYEEALFISNKIKDREFSFTKDVIEILDEVEKNAKKGAYIQRYKGLGEMNPDQLWETTMNPENRRLLQININDAMSASDTFNLFMGDEVEPRRNYIQEHAKDVKHLDV; via the coding sequence ATGGAAAAAAATTACGGCGCAGAAAATATTAAGGTTTTAAAGGGTTTAGAAGCCGTTAGAAAACGCCCTGGAATGTATATCGGAGATACTCATATAAACGGACTTCATCATATGATTTATGAAGTTGTTGATAACTCTATCGATGAGGCGATGGCAGGGTATTGTGATACGATAAATATTGAAATTACAAACGAAGGCTCAGCGATAATTAGCGATAACGGTCGTGGAATCCCTGTAGATATGCACCCGACTGAGAAAATTTCAGCCGCTACGGTTGTTTTAACTGTGCTTCACGCAGGCGGAAAATTTGATAAAGATACTTATAAGGTTTCAGGCGGTCTTCACGGTGTTGGTGTATCTGTAGTAAATGCGCTTTCAAAAAAATTGGTTGTAAATATTAAGCGTGACGGAAATCTTCATAGACAAGAATTTGCAAAAGGAATTCCAACAAGCGAAATGGAGGTCATAAAAACTACTAATAGAACAGGAACTATGGTTGAATTTTGGCCTGATGAGACTATATTTGAAGTAACCGAATTTGACGATGAAATTTTAACTAAGAGATTTAAAGAACTAGCATATCTAAACCCAAAAATAACTATAAATTTTAAAGATCAACGCACGGGTAGAACTGAAAGCTATCACTTTGAAGGCGGAATTGAGAGCTTTGTAACCGATATGAACAGATCAAATCCTGTAAGCAAAGCCGTATCATTTAGTGGCGGCGAAGAGGATGTTATAGTTGATTTTGCTTTGATGTATAATGAAACTTATAGCGAAAATTTACTAAGCTTTGTAAATAACATCAAAACTCCTGACGGTGGAACTCACGAAGCAGGATTTAGAGCGGGTCTTACTAGAGCCATTACAAACTACATCGCAGCAAACGCAGCAGTACGTGAAAAAGATACGAAGATAACAGGTGATGATATCAGAGAGGGACTTATCGCTGTTGTAAGCGTTAAAGTGCCTGAGCCGCAGTTTGAGGGTCAAACTAAGGGCAAACTTGGCTCAAGCTATGTAAAACCTATCGTTCAAAAGATGACTTTTGAGGTTTTGGTTAAATATTTTGAAGAAAATCCTATCGAAGCAAAAGCTATAATGAACAAGGCTTTGATGGCTGCAAGAGGAAGAGAGGCAGCTAAAAAAGCAAGGGATCTAACCCGCAAAAAAGAAGGACTTAGCGTAGGAACTCTGCCGGGAAAATTGGCTGACTGTCAAAGTAAAGATGCAAGTATAAGTGAGCTTTACTTAGTGGAGGGTGATTCTGCGGGAGGCTCTGCAAAACAGGGTCGTGATAGAGTTTTTCAGGCGATTTTGCCTCTGAAAGGTAAAATTTTAAACGTTGAAAAATCAAGACTTGATAAAATTTTAAAATCAGATGAGATTAAAAATATGATAACGGCTCTTGGTTGTGGTATCGGAGATGAATTTGATGCCGAAAAACTTCGCTATCATAAGATTATTATAATGACTGATGCCGATGTTGACGGAAGTCATATCCAAACTCTGCTTTTAACATTTTTCTTTAGATTTTTAAATCCTGTAGTTGAAAACGGCTACATATATCTTGCTCAACCGCCGCTTTATCGTTATAAAAAAGGTAAAAAGGAAATTTATCTTAAAGATGAAAAGGCTTTGAATGAATTTTTGATTGAGACGGGAATTGAAGGGGTTGAATTTGAAGGAATCGGAAATAAGGATTTAATTGATTTTCTTAAAATAGTAGCCGCTTATAGAAGCGTGTTAAAAGAGCTTGAGAAGCGATTTAACGTGTTAAGTGCGATTAGATATATGATAGAAAATCCTGATATAGTTTCTAAAAATTACAATGAAATTTTTGAAATTTTAAAAATATACCTTGAAAATGAAGGATACAATATCCTAAATTCATACATAAATGAAGATGAAATTCGCATCTATGTCCAGACTGAAAGCGGTCTTGAAGAGCTTGTCGTAAATGAAAATTTATTTACAAATCCTCTTTATGAAGAGGCGCTTTTCATCAGTAATAAGATAAAAGATCGCGAATTTAGCTTTACTAAAGATGTGATTGAAATTCTTGATGAAGTCGAGAAAAACGCTAAAAAAGGTGCTTATATACAGCGTTATAAAGGTCTTGGTGAGATGAATCCCGATCAACTTTGGGAGACTACGATGAATCCTGAAAATCGCCGCTTGTTACAGATAAATATAAATGATGCTATGAGTGCTAGTGATACGTTTAATCTCTTTATGGGCGATGAGGTAGAGCCAAGAAGAAACTACATACAAGAGCACGCAAAAGACGTTAAACATTTGGATGTGTGA
- a CDS encoding HD domain-containing protein, which yields MINANLIEHIFKAASISRWNDYPKMTNLVELDKQAHKFVIAYFIAKLEKDIDMNYIIEAGIFEFFARVVVTDIRPDVFHQIQKQKSEQINGWVLSILENLIRDIDGGKFLERLRNYLLKKDKKHAKERLILKAASYLATRWEFSIVYQTSQFLSDIEELKSKVEEELEDYYELIGVRKIVMNQKLAKLVDLSGRLRFQKRWAQTPRIPETAVLGHMLVVAILSYFYSLEVKACAKRLENNFFCALFHDLPESLTRDIISPVKYGVEGLNEIITEYEMRLIDERILPFVPDSFRDVFSYILGIREQGGKFIKNEFENRICEKKPAYHEGTMENVNEDKFNAIDGKALKYCDKLAAFIEAGISISYGVKSKELIDGFNNMDSFFRNKPSVDGVNFAKICEEFKEHFSLLQVKI from the coding sequence ATGATAAATGCAAATTTGATCGAACATATTTTCAAAGCGGCGTCCATATCGCGCTGGAATGACTATCCGAAGATGACAAATTTAGTCGAGCTTGATAAGCAGGCGCATAAATTTGTTATCGCTTATTTTATCGCAAAGCTTGAAAAAGATATCGATATGAACTACATCATCGAGGCGGGAATTTTTGAGTTTTTCGCACGCGTGGTAGTTACTGATATCCGCCCGGATGTATTTCATCAGATACAAAAACAAAAGAGCGAGCAGATAAACGGTTGGGTGCTAAGCATACTTGAAAATTTGATCCGTGATATCGATGGAGGCAAATTTTTGGAGCGACTTAGAAACTACCTGCTTAAAAAAGATAAAAAACACGCTAAAGAACGCCTTATATTAAAAGCTGCAAGCTACCTTGCAACTCGCTGGGAGTTTTCTATCGTCTATCAGACAAGCCAGTTTTTAAGCGATATAGAAGAGCTTAAGAGTAAGGTTGAAGAGGAGCTTGAGGATTATTACGAGCTAATCGGTGTACGAAAAATCGTGATGAATCAAAAGTTAGCAAAACTTGTGGACCTAAGCGGACGACTTCGCTTTCAAAAGCGCTGGGCTCAAACTCCGCGCATCCCTGAAACTGCGGTGCTTGGACATATGCTTGTGGTTGCTATTTTAAGTTATTTTTACTCGCTTGAGGTTAAGGCTTGTGCAAAAAGACTTGAAAATAACTTCTTTTGTGCACTCTTTCACGACCTTCCTGAAAGTCTTACAAGAGACATCATAAGCCCCGTTAAATACGGTGTCGAAGGTCTAAATGAGATCATAACCGAATACGAGATGAGACTCATTGATGAGCGAATTTTGCCGTTTGTGCCGGATAGCTTTAGAGATGTGTTTAGCTATATTTTAGGTATAAGAGAGCAGGGCGGAAAATTCATAAAAAACGAGTTTGAAAATAGAATTTGCGAAAAGAAACCGGCCTATCACGAAGGCACGATGGAAAATGTAAATGAGGATAAATTTAACGCGATTGACGGCAAAGCTCTTAAATACTGCGACAAGCTTGCAGCATTTATAGAAGCAGGCATTTCCATAAGCTACGGTGTAAAGTCAAAAGAGCTCATTGACGGTTTTAATAATATGGATAGTTTTTTTAGAAATAAACCAAGCGTTGACGGTGTAAATTTCGCTAAAATTTGCGAGGAATTTAAAGAGCATTTTTCTCTTTTGCAAGTAAAAATTTAA
- the nrdD gene encoding anaerobic ribonucleoside-triphosphate reductase, whose translation MSEKEILEKLQEKRTKCVVYTRVMGYHRPVESFNLGKKGEHKERVKFCERTK comes from the coding sequence ATGAGTGAAAAAGAGATCTTAGAAAAATTGCAAGAAAAACGCACTAAATGCGTGGTTTATACTCGTGTAATGGGCTATCACAGACCGGTTGAAAGCTTTAATCTCGGTAAAAAAGGTGAACACAAAGAACGAGTGAAATTTTGTGAGCGCACAAAATAA
- the tpx gene encoding thiol peroxidase, protein MAKVNFKGSPVNLRGDEVCVGQRAPEVTLVGGDLGEFKVGADNAKIEVLVTVPSLDTGVCATETRKFNEKMAGKNAVKLSVISGDLPFAMGRFCSTEGIANLRVGSDFRAKEFGEKYGVLIDEGALKGLLTRAVFVVKDGVIIHKQIVPEIADEPNYDAVFDAIKSSGAGCGCGCGH, encoded by the coding sequence ATGGCAAAGGTAAATTTCAAAGGCTCTCCTGTAAATTTAAGAGGCGATGAGGTGTGTGTAGGACAGCGCGCTCCTGAGGTTACGCTCGTGGGAGGCGATCTTGGTGAGTTTAAAGTAGGCGCAGACAACGCTAAAATCGAAGTTTTAGTCACAGTTCCTTCGCTTGATACCGGAGTTTGCGCGACTGAAACTCGCAAATTTAATGAAAAAATGGCTGGCAAAAACGCGGTAAAACTAAGTGTTATTTCAGGTGATTTGCCATTTGCGATGGGTAGATTTTGCTCTACTGAAGGCATAGCAAATTTGCGCGTGGGAAGCGACTTTAGAGCTAAAGAATTTGGCGAGAAGTATGGCGTCTTGATCGACGAAGGAGCGCTTAAAGGTCTTCTTACTCGCGCTGTTTTTGTAGTAAAAGATGGAGTTATCATCCACAAGCAAATCGTACCTGAAATCGCAGATGAGCCAAACTACGATGCTGTGTTTGACGCAATCAAATCAAGCGGCGCAGGTTGTGGCTGCGGTTGCGGACATTAA
- a CDS encoding ATP-binding protein produces the protein MDILNHIYNLPLKSIKFIDRKFSISSPKILIIGPSGSGKTSLVIDSLKRFKNEEKLYINLSDIRINSEQILDSLADFLSENRQIKTLAIDNINSEIQVNKITQILDKNLENIILATDKKSINLPNFKILNLNYLDYEEFIAFFRKNFDEDTLFSQFLSHGRSLASAFLDTSEVTESLQNSLKKNLNEISINILRECAIFQGQNLSAHELYKNLKEKMKISKDSVYGILNELEERGYISLVEKFNEPNSAKKLYFEDFGLRNALSFKKDFAKFFVNVVFCELFKFKEQVFYTKDFDFFLYKRKLAILSIPFGDSDLIFLKFKKLHANLKELGANRLQVITMGNSGELSIEGIKCEVVPFSRWALGL, from the coding sequence TTGGATATTCTAAATCATATTTATAATCTTCCATTAAAATCGATAAAATTTATAGATAGAAAATTTAGCATATCATCTCCAAAAATTCTAATTATAGGCCCTAGCGGAAGTGGCAAAACCTCTCTTGTGATAGATTCTTTAAAAAGATTTAAAAATGAAGAGAAGCTATATATAAATTTATCAGATATCAGAATAAACTCAGAGCAAATTTTAGATAGCTTGGCAGATTTTTTATCAGAAAATAGACAGATAAAAACTCTAGCCATAGATAACATAAACTCAGAAATTCAAGTCAATAAAATAACTCAAATTTTAGATAAAAATTTAGAAAATATAATCCTTGCAACAGACAAAAAAAGTATAAATTTGCCAAATTTTAAGATCTTAAATCTAAACTACTTAGACTATGAAGAATTTATAGCATTTTTTCGTAAGAATTTTGATGAAGACACACTTTTTAGTCAGTTTTTATCTCATGGAAGAAGCCTTGCTTCAGCTTTTTTAGATACAAGTGAAGTAACCGAAAGTCTGCAAAATTCTCTCAAAAAAAATTTAAATGAAATAAGTATAAATATCCTTAGAGAGTGTGCAATCTTTCAGGGGCAAAATTTAAGTGCTCACGAGCTTTATAAAAATTTAAAAGAGAAGATGAAAATATCAAAAGATAGCGTATATGGCATACTAAACGAACTTGAAGAAAGAGGATATATATCTCTTGTGGAGAAATTTAATGAGCCAAATTCTGCCAAAAAACTATATTTTGAGGATTTTGGACTGAGAAATGCTTTGAGTTTTAAAAAAGATTTCGCTAAATTTTTCGTAAATGTAGTTTTTTGTGAACTTTTTAAATTCAAAGAGCAAGTTTTTTATACTAAAGACTTTGATTTTTTCCTTTATAAAAGGAAGCTTGCTATTTTATCTATCCCGTTTGGAGATAGCGATCTTATTTTTTTAAAATTCAAAAAACTACATGCAAATTTAAAAGAATTAGGAGCAAATAGGCTTCAAGTTATTACTATGGGAAATTCAGGTGAGCTTAGCATAGAAGGTATAAAATGCGAGGTTGTGCCATTTTCAAGATGGGCGCTTGGACTTTAA
- a CDS encoding bile acid:sodium symporter family protein, whose product MKTLIFPIVAIVLSVVAYMFPGGFTPLKGYIVPLLVVIMLGMGITLSINDFKQILHKKKALSLGVAMQFIVMPLAAFVISKLFGFSNEVTAGMMLVGTSAGGTASNVMTYLAKGDVALSVSMTLLSTLLSIVLMPFLTWLYIGQEVPVPAMNMLISLIKIMLVPIIVGVLINTFFHKLVQKILPALPIISMAAIIAIIAIVVALNVKNIQTVGILVVIGVILHNTAGLVCGYVFSKMLGFDEKTARTVAIEVGMQNSGLSVSLAIKYFGSLAALPGALFSIWHNISGSILSSIWHHKSSK is encoded by the coding sequence ATGAAAACACTAATATTTCCAATTGTAGCTATTGTTTTATCAGTAGTAGCGTATATGTTTCCGGGTGGCTTTACTCCTCTAAAAGGCTATATAGTACCGCTTTTGGTCGTTATCATGCTTGGCATGGGTATCACGCTTAGCATAAATGATTTTAAGCAAATTTTACATAAGAAAAAAGCTCTTTCTTTAGGTGTTGCAATGCAGTTTATTGTAATGCCTCTGGCTGCATTTGTGATATCAAAGCTCTTTGGTTTTAGTAACGAAGTAACAGCAGGCATGATGCTAGTAGGAACGAGCGCCGGCGGTACAGCATCAAATGTAATGACCTATCTGGCAAAAGGAGATGTGGCGCTAAGCGTTAGTATGACTCTACTTTCTACTCTGCTTTCTATAGTTTTAATGCCATTTTTAACATGGCTTTATATCGGTCAGGAAGTGCCTGTACCTGCTATGAATATGCTAATTAGCCTTATCAAAATTATGCTAGTTCCGATAATAGTAGGTGTGCTTATAAATACATTTTTCCATAAATTAGTACAAAAAATTTTACCTGCATTGCCAATAATATCGATGGCGGCTATAATCGCGATCATAGCAATAGTTGTGGCTTTAAATGTTAAAAATATCCAAACTGTTGGTATTTTGGTCGTAATAGGCGTCATACTTCACAATACAGCAGGGCTTGTATGTGGATATGTATTTTCCAAGATGCTTGGATTTGATGAAAAAACTGCAAGAACTGTAGCTATTGAGGTCGGTATGCAAAATTCTGGCTTGAGCGTTAGTTTAGCGATTAAATATTTTGGTTCGCTTGCTGCGCTTCCAGGAGCTCTATTTAGTATTTGGCATAATATTTCAGGCTCTATATTGTCCAGCATTTGGCATCACAAAAGCTCTAAATAA
- a CDS encoding EAL domain-containing protein, whose translation MLDSEIKERSRRFISALEISIPFFAVILFFAYVFIKRDEVNLENDEIVLLIVLIICQVYFTTYKIYQSFNNTVLDGTTGSFNRSEVLKVISKKADQFKNRQDGNIVMLKILNLNDINERYSFDITDVLLRKLIERLDFFLNKEVSKKTLIGRYTNDCFLMFCEGKSSQLIHFLNIFEKSVLSHGIDDIELKIKFELVNINYSKNIENSISVLIERLSLEENAKFAITDEFEQSVCKSIKDKQFSFQSQLVSSLKDEENLKNILIKIDTEEFGLISKQKAQNIANKNGYEILFDINAIKKFAEAKFNDENSYIIEVSSVSIRNLQFINFIKEFVESGQINPNKVILEFSEKIVYNEMNRFKEILNQYKNLGFRFAFNKFGGNNAGFEYFKHLPIDFFIYDIEFNKNLNDERFESLFVNLNKTAKKIGVKTAFRFVDKADFFENVRSGGIDYVQGFYIEKPKEI comes from the coding sequence ATGTTGGATTCTGAAATAAAAGAAAGATCAAGAAGATTTATATCTGCTCTTGAGATATCTATTCCATTTTTTGCAGTTATACTATTTTTTGCATACGTCTTTATAAAAAGAGACGAAGTAAATTTAGAAAATGATGAAATAGTACTTTTAATAGTTTTAATAATATGTCAAGTATATTTTACTACTTATAAAATATATCAAAGTTTCAATAATACAGTATTAGACGGCACTACCGGCTCTTTTAATAGAAGTGAAGTTTTAAAAGTAATTTCAAAAAAAGCAGATCAGTTTAAAAATCGACAAGATGGCAATATAGTAATGCTAAAAATACTAAATTTAAACGATATAAATGAGCGTTATAGCTTTGATATTACAGATGTTTTACTTAGAAAACTTATTGAGAGGTTAGATTTTTTTCTAAATAAAGAAGTATCAAAAAAAACTTTAATAGGCAGATATACTAACGATTGCTTTTTAATGTTTTGTGAGGGTAAAAGCTCTCAGTTAATACATTTTTTAAATATTTTTGAAAAAAGTGTTTTATCTCATGGAATAGATGATATAGAGCTTAAGATTAAATTCGAATTAGTTAATATTAATTATTCTAAAAATATTGAAAATTCAATATCTGTTTTAATAGAGAGATTAAGCTTAGAAGAGAATGCAAAATTTGCAATTACAGATGAATTTGAACAATCTGTTTGTAAATCTATAAAAGATAAACAATTTTCGTTTCAATCTCAGCTAGTAAGTAGTCTAAAAGATGAAGAAAATTTAAAAAATATTTTGATTAAAATTGATACTGAGGAATTCGGACTTATATCAAAGCAAAAAGCCCAAAATATCGCGAATAAAAACGGATATGAGATCTTATTTGATATAAATGCCATTAAGAAATTTGCTGAGGCAAAATTTAATGATGAAAATTCTTATATTATTGAAGTTTCATCAGTCTCGATTAGAAATTTACAATTTATAAATTTTATAAAAGAATTTGTAGAGTCTGGTCAAATTAATCCAAATAAAGTTATTTTAGAATTTAGTGAAAAGATCGTTTATAATGAAATGAATAGATTTAAAGAAATTCTAAATCAATATAAAAATTTAGGTTTTAGATTTGCTTTTAATAAATTTGGTGGAAATAACGCAGGATTTGAGTATTTTAAACATCTGCCTATAGATTTTTTCATCTATGATATTGAGTTTAATAAAAATTTAAATGACGAAAGATTTGAGAGTTTATTTGTTAATCTTAATAAAACTGCTAAAAAAATAGGAGTAAAAACAGCTTTTAGATTTGTCGATAAGGCTGATTTTTTTGAAAATGTAAGAAGTGGCGGAATCGACTATGTACAAGGGTTTTATATAGAAAAACCAAAAGAAATTTAA
- a CDS encoding ribonuclease HII: protein MSKICGIDEAGRGALAGCLAVAACVLNKKIPGLNDSKKLTAKKRKELFDKIFANSNFLIVYFSNQDIDEMGLSECLRRSLNLFKLHFKEYELVYDGNADYGTRVKTMIKADGKVAEVSAASILAKVSRDMLMDRWSEVYPNYGYATHKGYGTKAHLEAISRFGECELTRKSFKIKAFQPSLFD from the coding sequence ATGAGTAAAATTTGCGGTATAGATGAGGCGGGTAGGGGGGCTCTGGCAGGCTGCCTAGCTGTAGCGGCATGTGTGCTAAACAAAAAAATACCAGGACTAAACGACTCTAAAAAGCTTACTGCAAAAAAACGCAAAGAGCTATTTGATAAGATCTTTGCTAATTCAAATTTTTTAATAGTTTATTTTTCAAACCAAGATATAGACGAGATGGGATTAAGCGAGTGCTTAAGAAGGTCTTTAAATCTTTTTAAACTTCATTTCAAAGAATACGAACTTGTATATGATGGCAATGCTGATTATGGCACAAGAGTTAAAACTATGATAAAAGCCGATGGTAAGGTCGCAGAAGTATCTGCTGCCAGTATCTTGGCAAAAGTTAGCCGAGATATGCTAATGGATAGATGGAGCGAAGTTTATCCAAACTATGGATATGCCACACATAAAGGATACGGGACTAAGGCTCATTTAGAAGCTATATCAAGATTCGGCGAGTGCGAATTAACTCGCAAAAGCTTTAAAATAAAAGCATTTCAACCATCACTATTTGACTAA